Within Quercus lobata isolate SW786 chromosome 5, ValleyOak3.0 Primary Assembly, whole genome shotgun sequence, the genomic segment ATCTTTATAATTCACATTTGTTTTAGAAAGAATGGGCAGTGATGTGAGTAGGAAAGTGAAAAAATCACAATGTATTTTGTAACAAAGGCTTAGTTGTAATTGTCGTAGAAGTGACAAAACTTTTTTGAGTATGAAAGGTATTTGATCAAACTTATCCCGCAAGGCAAAAAGTGGTATATTAGTCAGCAGTGACAAAAATTAATGGGGACTAACTTTTGTTTGCATTCATACATACTCTTACCTTTAATGGGGCCAAATAATGAATCAACCCCTCAACACGCAAACCCCTCTTTTGGGTTAGACTTGTGTCTCACAACTTCTTCAATGTAAAGAGAGAATGGGTTTATGTGGGGTTCTGAATTTGATTTTGACAGTATGTGATTAACAAAATGGAACTGAAATTAATCgtttaatagtaataataataattaaaaaaaatagtatatactAATTATAAAGCAAAAAGGATTAAAGGAAATGATAGATCCTAGAGCGACAAATCTAGCGCATGTTTCGGGGACTTCGAGACCTTTAGTTTTAGAAGTTTGGGAGGGAAATGCGagaactttttttaaatgtcataaTCAGTAATCATAATCATATATCCTTCCCCTTGGTTTAAGGCGTGTTGTATGGTTCCTGTCgtacaaaaatttcaatttgtgaTTAAAGAATAAAGACCAATGCCACCCTCACCAGACAATGTGCTTGACATGAAATGAGAACAAATTCGATCTTGACCCCACCACcatgtgtaaaataaataaataaaaaatgagtcaaaaatagaaaacaatatCATTCATACCACAACTACAGCCCCTATGCAATGATTTCCCTAGAAGAGACAGTGTAACATGGTTTGCTAATGATAATGTCTTTTAAGACAATGTTACAATATTCAATTCAATATGatcataaaattttcaagaataaaTCAAACTCTTTCCTCTCATAGCCTATGCCACTAAATATCAATGGAATCAATCATCAATAAAACTGGAACAGGGAACTAAATAAAGCTCCTGAAATAAAGAATTGATTACATAAAAAAGACAAcctcaaaaaaagaatgaaagcaAAGCATAAATGCGCTTTGCTTGGATAGAGGACTTGAGAACAACCCTCCGCACAAgggcaaagaatgaaaaaaataataaaataataataaaataaaataaaattggagaaagtttcaacttatagcgtCCGCTATgaatgatagttctttatcatcagaccaagacaccaatcagtttttggtataggcaaggattgaaccctagatctcttgTTCAATCAtaagaaattttaccagttgagctaactagaacctaTGAAAAAATctttagaaactaaaaattcaagaaagacaaacttttttttgaaaaaagatcTTTCTCCCCTCTCTcagtgtgtgttaaaaatacttaatattcttAAAAGAAAGACAAACTATTATTGTTGAGAATAATTTGGCATGGACAAATAGTCCCAACTAAgtctataataaaaataaaaaatgactaatatagagaaaaaagagagtataTTATGAGGCTGAGGAAGAAATCTTTAAATAAGTGTATGTCTggaatctgcttattttgctaaaaatactgaagataaaggtaaaaatgagctgaaataatacagtgagatctataaatagtaacaaaaagtgcagtgagacccatgaataatagcaaaaatgagctaaatagtaaaataagttggcaaaaataatctttgctaAAAAGACACTAAAGTATGCGTTTGGATTGCAACTAGCGGTTATGCATttgcgttttccttttttttctttttttttattgagaagcGCTCCATCATGTGGAATGTTGTCTATTAgtgggtctcgtgcactgtgcacgggacccactacCTCTTTGACGGTAAAATTTCCACTGAAATTGCACTATTTAGTGTGTCCTGTACACtgttcacagacccacaaacctcttttttaaccaaaactttcattaaaaatggatctcactgcactattcacatatttaaaaattattttgctacagtatttttaattttcagttttcaacaaaataaacagtatccaaacataccctaaataTAAATGCATTGCCTAATAACAAAATTCATTTGGAGTGACTCCCAAGGcctattagatttttttatacGCATTTTGACTTCATTACTGACGGTTgcgataaaaaaaattaaaataaaataaactttcattactttttttttgagaaactaaacTTTCATTACTAATTGGGTTATATCtgtcttctcaaaaataaataaataaataaagattggGTTATATCTATGATCCAACCAAAAGAAAAGTTGAGTGTTCCAAAGGAAGAAGCaatgaaattcatattatttATGGTAGTATAATGTGACATAATATGATTGACAAGAAACCACGTCCTAAAGCAATCTTAGAGGGAAGTAATAGATCTTTTGTGCTTAATTggtcaaaataataaaatataatacgCTAACTCTTCTAGGAGCAAAAAAGGCAATAGAATCGGGTACCACCCATgtaatttgtgaaggaaatgCTCCATTTGTGATCTAACCACTTCAAAGCTTTGTGAATTCTCCTCATTGGTCTATTGTAAATATTATTGCTAGGACTGGGTGTATTTAAAATCCTTTTGATTGGACTGTAACAAACTTTGTTGCCCATAATAGAGCTAGATGAACTCTTTTGAGTAATTGTGAAATAAAGATCTCCATCACCTTTATCCTTGATTTTTGCTTGACAAACTTAAAAGAGATGGTATCAATCTCCCTCTGTCATAATTTCTTTCaggttttttattattcattaaaaaatgtttatgaTTAATTAATATTAGGACATCCAAGGCCTTTTACAGATAGTATGGAAGTAAGCATAATAAAAATGTCACATCCCACCTCATCCGCCCCAAAGAAGGGACAACCTCACCCCATCTCAAGTgtgtgtgtacatatatatatataccactTATGCCCCAAATTATTGATCCTATTTAGAAAATCTAACTTTTAAAGAGAACATTTTTTATTGCATTGTCTATAAGCTAAAAAAGTACTCCCTCCATCCCAAATTGTTTGGCCTATTTAGAAAAGTCCAATTATTTAGGAAAATGTCATTAACTGccttatctcttaaaaaaaaaaaattataaatttcctaaattacccttaaacaaatttatcaaaataatattttaaaacattttttacaTAATTTGAATAAAGATGACATATAGAgtggatttcaaaatttaagtttttaattttttttaatttaaaaaaatgctcCCACAAATAAATTAAGGGCATAAAAGGaatgttaataaattaatgatgtttgacttttcaaataaaacataattttgggaaattccaaaataaaacaCAGACCAAACAAtttgggacggagggagtacaatttttcaaaactattcTTATTAATTTGAATTAGATATCATAGTAttaactttctttttaatttaaattagatATCATGATATTAACTTTCTAAATAAAGTAAACGGTatgacagatttttttttttttttttttcaaagagaatTACACTTTGGGACATCTAGAATAGAATAAAAGATCAACACtttgagatattttttttattctatatctatataaatatatatcatcTTACCATCCCCAAAAAACTTAACACTCTCTTAGAACACTCTCACAGTGACCCGTCCCTTTCATTAAAGATAGCAATACCAAGTCAAATTTATCCTGCCCTAGCCAACTCCACTCCTACCCCTGAAGAGATGAGAGATGGCACAAATGGGAGAACCATGATCCAACGCCaacccaccccaccccaccccaccctgTTGGCCATCCCTATTGTTAAAAGCCATTAAGAATCCCATGAACACATCTGCAAATGGTTCTCCAACTGTCTTCCAAACGGGCACAGGCCTTGGCATCAACGGCAGCAAGGAACACGTTAATGGGTAATCAATCTCTAAATGAGATGAAGCTGCAGAGATCTAAAGCCATCATAAACGGTCTAATGGGTAAATAGTTTTGATTAGCTCAAGAATTCGTGCTAAGTAGCCACAGAAACACACCCGTGCAGGACAAAACTCAGTAATTCAAAACATGCTCCCACCAAAAATCACCACCTCCAGGCTGTAAGATTTCAGTGTAGGCAGTCAACGTGGGAGTATAGAgagaattaaagaaaagaagaaacggAAAAAATTAAGAGTACCAACACAAAACTGACTACTATAAGAGAACATCACAGGCATGTAAATGTTTGAACATCGACTACCAGACAGTCAACATTGACTTAAAGGAGAAAACATCAACAAGAGGAAGATCCAACTGAACCTCCCCAGCATCAACCCTATACAAAAATTATGTTAGACACTTGACAAACTTAAGAAGCATTTAGAATGCATCCCTTGACTTCCAAATGCCTGTATGTTCAGTGATCCtatgaatatattttttgttgccTAGATATCAAAGTTGAAGCAAGGGCAGTGCCATTACGATGCCAAAGATGGAAACGAGCAAGAACATCATCCAAGTAGGGAATGACTCCTTCTTGGCTTTCCTCCTATCTTGCACTGCATCTACTCTTTTTACATCTTCTCCCACAGATTTGGGAACTCTTTCCAACATGAGCGAGGAATTTTCTTCTTGGGTCAGCTCTGGTGACACCTGCTCTGCAGCAAGCTTCTCAGAAAGCAGCTGCTGGTTATACTTCTCCACATACTCAGGAAACAATTTCCTGAATGTTGCGCTGTTGTGATTACGAAAGTCAGATCCAGTTAGAATTTAAGATTGAAACTACCATATAGATGCTGAAAACagttgaaaaataagaaatgatGTAAGGTGACGGTTGTTGCAACCGACCATACTGATAGAAAGGAGTTGTTTGTGTCTGAAAGCAAGTAAAAGGTAaagaaatttaatattaaatcttaaaaaaattgtggcgCCGTTCTACAAAGCCAAATTCTATTCATCACTTCTATTGCATAGATTCAGGCCTAGTTTCAAGCAAACAAAGTTATAAGTAAAGCAAACCACTTTTACCACAGCTAAAGTTGAATATTAGTCAACAAGACCTTTGGAAAGAGATAACAGGAACATATTTAGACATCTGGTAAtgagccacacacacacacacacacacggatAGATATAACTCATAGGCCATTCATCCATATGTCATGGGCAAGAATGGGCACCAGTATATGCATAAAATGGACGTAAAAAACTACTTACAGGTTCAACTTAGaactggggaaaaaaaatgacaaaatcctGTCTTGATGATGCAATGTACTTACTTCTTACAATTGAAAGCAAGGGAGGACTTTGCTAGACGTTGCTTCTCAGCAACAGTAGTGTTCACACTGCCAGTGGTAGGACTATTGTCCATCTGCAGGAAGGAAATGTATCCTCACATTAGCACATTTtaagaatcaataataacttcAGATATGCTTCAAGTATATGCCAATAAAAGTTGCTGTCAATCTTTGAGCCcattaaagaaaatttcacaTTTCTTGGAAAGAGTGGATTTCAATTTCAACTCAATCCAActaagccttagtcccaaaactaAGGTCTACTATGGATCCTCATAAACTAATCAGGTCAGCATTAGTACAATTGCATTTTTACAAACAATTGTTTGTAAAAAATTGCAAACAAAGACAAAATCAGAAGGTGCCCACTATCCAAACTGCGGAAATGTGAGATACTGTTCATGAAACTAGAATATGAAAGGGTCACAATAACTCACCATGAATGAAAGAAGCCCTGTGAGTATGCTGCATTCATgaggaagaaaaattttagtgaaAGGCTAAAAAAGTACTATAACTATTCCTTTTAAAAACAACTTGTCAGAATGCAAATAACAGAATGTAATATAAAACATATACACAAAAAAGAGTACTTCAGAACTAGAATCTGTCCTACCTTGATACAGACCACATCGGATTCCAACTTTCAGGATGAACTGCAAATAAAAAAGTCAAGTCAAACATAAAATCAGTtgtcaaagaaaagaaatggttTTCTTCAACTAGTAACCTGAAAAACTTACAATCGCTCATAGATAAGCAGATTTTCTTTTGTGTCATGAATCGTCCATTAGGAGTGGTCATGCTACAAGGCAGGAAAATGTGAATCAAAATTAGAAgtgacaaaaataaatgcattaaCAAATCCAAATACTGCTTCTACAAGTAAGAGATTTATTAGAAAAGTCTGGCAGCTGAAAAATAGATTATTACCTAATTCCAGGAGGTTTATAGGGATATTCTGAGGGAAACTTGATC encodes:
- the LOC115991948 gene encoding ubiquitin-conjugating enzyme E2 34-like isoform X1, which encodes MAEKSCIKRLQKEYRALCKEPVSHVVARPSPNDILEWHYVLEGSEGTPFAGGYYYGKIKFPSEYPYKPPGISMTTPNGRFMTQKKICLSMSDCKFFRLLVEENHFFSLTTDFMFDLTFLFAVHPESWNPMWSVSSILTGLLSFMMDNSPTTGSVNTTVAEKQRLAKSSLAFNCKNATFRKLFPEYVEKYNQQLLSEKLAAEQVSPELTQEENSSLMLERVPKSVGEDVKRVDAVQDRRKAKKESFPTWMMFLLVSIFGIVMALPLLQL
- the LOC115991948 gene encoding probable ubiquitin-conjugating enzyme E2 33 isoform X2; this translates as MAEKSCIKRLQKEYRALCKEPVSHVVARPSPNDILEWHYVLEGSEGTPFAGGYYYGKIKFPSEYPYKPPGISMTTPNGRFMTQKKICLSMSDFHPESWNPMWSVSSILTGLLSFMMDNSPTTGSVNTTVAEKQRLAKSSLAFNCKNATFRKLFPEYVEKYNQQLLSEKLAAEQVSPELTQEENSSLMLERVPKSVGEDVKRVDAVQDRRKAKKESFPTWMMFLLVSIFGIVMALPLLQL